A region of Nostoc sp. 'Peltigera membranacea cyanobiont' N6 DNA encodes the following proteins:
- a CDS encoding beta strand repeat-containing protein, whose translation MAIINGTNGNDTLNGTIDNDLINGLAGDDTLNGNGGYDTLNGGAGDDTFSLYTGSNNYYTNTNALVTGGGGKDKFVYEITNGLITITDFDGIGKGSNPSAGVIASVDTLQFTGDEQLTARNLLLTQNDNNLEISFDGEYGSKVVLQNFVLENLDNLAQVGNILFDGQTNITDSFDVFNANSTQNIIFKKNTVTFLNDLNNNVNGFDNSDDVINGQGGDDIIDGKSGNDILRGGAGNDTLIGGAGNDTLDSGEGNNTLNGGTGDDYLSITGYSSSPGDNLLFGGEGNDTLSAYGAQGNNTLNGGNGNDTFYSNTADIYYGYPYPDNNILAGGSGKDKFVCEWSFRETGTITIADFDGIGKGSNPSADVIAELDTLQFTGSGQLAARNLQLTQNGNNSEITFERTLGFKVVLQNFALENLDNLAQTGNILFDGQTSITDSFDVFNANSTQNTIFNKNTVTFLNDLNNNVNGFDNSDDVINGQGGDDIIDGKSGNDLLRGSAGNDTLIGGTGDDILLDYSDLKGDNLLSGGDGNDILSTSGIIYGLGNIGYYFSGYVSGNNTLNGGAGDDILSADFSTGDNLLSGGDGNDSLDARAFSDFEYGVFATSGNNTLNGGAGNDTLNIDYASGNNLLNGNDGNDYLSASRRDDIGGDVPSGNNTLDGGVGNDTLRAEYSIGDNLFLGGDGNDSFYVGSPSSYSVPSGLVTQTVDGGVGDDLLSVDYSTATGGITSTFNATTNIGSITAGTNLVSYKNIEQLNISGTAYNDKIVGNDGNDTLSTGNGGNDTIDGGIGDDLLSVDYSYSSSGGITTSFNATTNISLITAGKNRVSYKNIERLNISGTRFNDNIVGSNGNDTLSTGDGANDTIDGGIGDDLLSVNYSDSTAGITTTFNATTNITSITAGTNQVSYKNIERLNISGTRFNDNIVGGSGNDTLNGGGGNDTIYGGIGDDLLSVALNDGNDAKIDGGIGDDLLSVDFGSTPGGITTTFNATTNIGSIAAGTNQVSYKNIERLNISGTWFDDNIVGNNGNDTLNGGGGNDILTGGNGNDTFAFSSYDEGIDTIYDFNATNELIQVSAFYSGGGLSTGSLSANQFTIGTSATTSAQRLIYDSSTGGLFFDQDGSEGGFTQVKFAQLSAGLSLTNNNFVVA comes from the coding sequence ATGGCAATTATCAATGGCACTAATGGTAATGATACCCTCAATGGGACAATCGATAATGACCTGATTAATGGTTTAGCAGGTGACGATACTCTAAATGGTAACGGAGGCTACGACACCCTCAACGGTGGCGCTGGTGATGATACCTTCTCCTTATACACTGGATCAAATAATTATTATACTAATACTAATGCCTTGGTAACTGGCGGCGGCGGTAAGGATAAATTTGTTTACGAGATTACCAATGGTCTCATTACCATCACTGATTTCGATGGCATTGGTAAAGGCTCAAACCCATCAGCAGGGGTGATTGCCTCAGTGGATACCTTGCAATTTACAGGAGATGAGCAATTAACTGCGAGAAATTTGCTATTAACTCAAAATGATAACAACTTAGAAATCAGCTTTGACGGGGAGTATGGTTCCAAAGTTGTTCTGCAAAACTTTGTCTTGGAAAACTTAGACAATTTAGCTCAGGTTGGCAATATCCTGTTTGATGGGCAAACTAACATCACAGATAGCTTTGATGTTTTCAATGCCAACTCCACCCAAAACATTATTTTCAAAAAGAACACAGTCACCTTCCTTAACGACCTGAATAATAATGTTAACGGCTTTGACAACTCAGATGATGTAATTAATGGTCAAGGCGGTGATGACATCATTGACGGCAAAAGTGGCAACGACATACTCAGAGGTGGTGCTGGCAATGATACTCTCATTGGTGGTGCGGGCAATGATACTCTCGACAGTGGTGAGGGGAATAACACCCTTAACGGTGGCACTGGTGACGATTACTTAAGTATTACTGGGTATTCATCTTCACCAGGCGATAATCTGCTTTTTGGAGGCGAGGGCAATGATACTCTCTCTGCCTATGGCGCTCAGGGTAATAACACCCTTAACGGTGGCAATGGGAATGACACTTTCTATAGTAATACCGCTGACATCTATTATGGTTATCCTTATCCTGACAATAATATCTTAGCTGGTGGCAGCGGTAAGGATAAATTTGTTTGCGAATGGTCTTTCCGGGAGACTGGTACTATTACGATCGCCGATTTCGATGGCATTGGTAAAGGCTCAAACCCATCAGCAGATGTGATTGCTGAATTAGATACCTTGCAATTTACAGGTTCTGGGCAATTAGCTGCGAGAAATCTGCAATTAACTCAAAATGGAAACAACTCAGAAATCACTTTTGAAAGAACGCTTGGTTTCAAAGTGGTCTTGCAAAACTTTGCCCTGGAAAATCTAGACAATTTAGCCCAGACCGGCAACATTCTATTTGATGGGCAAACTAGCATCACCGACAGCTTTGATGTCTTCAATGCCAACTCCACCCAAAACACTATTTTCAACAAAAATACAGTCACCTTTCTTAACGACCTGAACAATAATGTTAACGGCTTTGACAACTCAGATGATGTAATTAATGGTCAAGGCGGTGATGACATCATTGACGGCAAAAGTGGCAACGATCTTTTGAGGGGTAGTGCGGGCAATGATACTCTCATTGGTGGTACTGGTGACGATATTCTATTGGATTATTCTGATTTAAAAGGCGATAATTTGCTCTCTGGGGGCGATGGCAATGATATTCTCTCCACCTCTGGCATCATTTATGGACTAGGCAACATAGGATACTACTTCTCTGGCTATGTATCTGGCAATAACACTCTCAACGGTGGCGCTGGTGACGATATCTTGAGTGCTGACTTTTCAACAGGCGATAATCTGCTCTCTGGGGGCGATGGCAATGACTCTCTCGATGCCAGAGCTTTCTCCGACTTTGAATACGGAGTCTTTGCCACTTCTGGGAATAACACGCTCAACGGTGGTGCTGGTAACGATACCTTGAATATTGACTATGCATCAGGCAATAACCTACTAAATGGAAACGATGGGAATGATTATCTCTCAGCCTCAAGGAGAGACGACATCGGAGGCGATGTTCCCTCTGGCAATAATACCCTCGATGGTGGCGTTGGTAATGATACCTTGCGTGCTGAGTATTCAATAGGTGACAACCTATTTTTAGGGGGTGATGGTAATGATTCCTTCTACGTAGGCAGCCCCTCCTCATATAGTGTCCCCTCTGGCTTAGTGACTCAAACGGTAGATGGGGGGGTAGGTGACGATTTGTTGTCGGTAGATTACAGTACTGCTACTGGAGGAATCACTTCAACTTTCAATGCTACTACTAACATTGGCTCAATTACCGCAGGCACGAATCTGGTTAGTTACAAGAATATCGAACAATTAAATATCTCAGGTACAGCCTACAATGACAAAATTGTGGGGAACGATGGCAACGATACGCTCTCTACAGGCAATGGTGGCAATGATACGATTGATGGGGGGATAGGTGACGATTTGTTGTCGGTAGATTACAGTTATTCTTCTTCTGGAGGAATCACAACATCTTTCAATGCCACTACTAACATTAGCTTAATTACCGCAGGCAAGAATCGGGTTAGTTACAAGAATATCGAACGATTAAATATCTCTGGTACACGCTTCAATGACAACATTGTGGGGAGCAATGGCAACGATACTCTCTCTACAGGCGATGGTGCCAATGATACGATCGATGGGGGGATAGGTGACGATTTGTTGTCTGTCAATTACAGTGATTCTACCGCAGGAATCACAACGACTTTCAATGCTACTACTAACATTACCTCAATTACAGCAGGCACGAATCAGGTTAGTTACAAGAATATCGAACGATTAAATATCTCAGGTACACGCTTCAATGACAACATTGTGGGGGGCAGTGGCAACGATACGCTCAACGGGGGCGGTGGCAATGATACGATCTATGGGGGGATTGGTGACGACTTGTTGTCCGTAGCTTTAAATGATGGCAATGATGCAAAGATAGATGGGGGAATTGGTGACGACTTGTTGTCCGTAGACTTTGGTTCTACTCCCGGAGGAATCACAACGACTTTCAATGCTACTACTAACATTGGCTCAATTGCAGCAGGCACGAATCAGGTTAGTTATAAGAATATCGAACGATTAAATATCTCAGGTACATGGTTCGATGACAACATTGTGGGGAACAATGGCAACGATACGCTCAACGGGGGCGGTGGAAACGACATCCTGACAGGTGGGAACGGTAATGATACTTTTGCTTTCAGTAGTTACGATGAAGGTATTGATACTATTTATGACTTCAACGCAACTAATGAACTCATTCAAGTATCGGCTTTTTATTCTGGTGGCGGGTTATCAACAGGTTCACTCTCAGCTAATCAGTTTACCATTGGAACATCTGCAACCACTAGCGCTCAACGTCTTATCTATGACTCCAGCACAGGTGGTCTATTCTTTGACCAAGATGGCAGTGAAGGTGGTTTTACTCAGGTAAAATTTGCCCAGCTATCTGCTGGATTATCACTCACCAACAACAATTTTGTGGTTGCTTAA